A genomic segment from Pseudomonas sp. S09G 359 encodes:
- a CDS encoding crotonase/enoyl-CoA hydratase family protein: MTVKNYLDVRVDGAVLMVGLNRPQKRNAMSLEVMHELRDTFSNLPEGIGAAVLYSTSQHFCTGLDLSEIRDQSVIDNVQAFREWHKTFELIQFGKVPVVAAITGAAIGGGLEIATACSLRVVDDSAFFSLPEAMRGLYVGVGASVRFPRIAGIALMTDMMLTGRTLYAKESYERGVAQYLVPVGQAVLKATELAHKIAGNLPMTNYAVTHVLPRIVDQSQQDGLMTEALIAAVVSSDVRTQDRLADFLDRKKDKIQTAPEAV; this comes from the coding sequence ATGACGGTCAAAAACTACTTGGACGTACGGGTAGACGGCGCTGTATTGATGGTAGGGCTCAACCGCCCGCAGAAGCGCAACGCCATGTCGCTCGAAGTCATGCACGAACTGCGCGACACCTTCAGCAACCTGCCTGAAGGCATTGGTGCCGCCGTGCTCTACAGCACCAGCCAGCATTTTTGTACGGGGTTGGACCTGTCGGAAATCCGCGACCAATCGGTGATCGACAACGTGCAGGCCTTTCGCGAATGGCACAAGACGTTCGAACTGATCCAGTTCGGCAAAGTACCCGTGGTAGCCGCCATTACCGGTGCGGCCATCGGTGGCGGCCTGGAAATCGCCACGGCCTGCAGCCTGCGCGTGGTCGATGACAGCGCCTTCTTCTCGCTGCCCGAAGCCATGCGCGGCCTGTATGTGGGGGTAGGCGCCTCGGTGCGCTTCCCGCGTATCGCCGGCATCGCCCTGATGACCGACATGATGCTCACCGGCCGCACGCTCTACGCCAAAGAAAGCTACGAGCGTGGCGTGGCCCAATACCTGGTGCCGGTCGGCCAGGCAGTGCTCAAGGCCACCGAATTGGCCCACAAGATCGCGGGCAACCTGCCCATGACCAATTACGCGGTCACCCACGTATTGCCGCGCATTGTGGATCAGAGCCAACAGGACGGCCTGATGACAGAAGCCCTGATTGCTGCGGTGGTGTCCTCCGACGTCCGCACACAGGATCGCCTGGCGGACTTCCTGGATCGCAAGAAAGACAAGATCCAAACCGCGCCAGAGGCGGTGTAA
- a CDS encoding helix-turn-helix domain-containing protein, protein MPPTFTFSPYEPDSPEAVVTLREYASGTVFPRHTHRRGQFAYASTGALKMFTDLGNWVVPPQRAIWVPGGVSHEMHMRGDVVMLNTYLDDDAAQRAGLQNHCQVFGVSPLLRHLLEAALAIGPSASPSVRDRCVLTLLIDEIGNMPELPLSAPLPSESRLARSCQRFLEAPTQKISIGEMADWSSMSRRTFTRNFRECTGMTFVSWRQQVCLLEATARLSHGSSITDVALELGFSSSSAFTSVFRRNLGDSPARYLAKSKAASMF, encoded by the coding sequence ATGCCACCGACCTTCACCTTTTCGCCCTATGAACCCGACAGCCCTGAAGCGGTGGTGACGCTGCGCGAGTACGCCTCTGGTACGGTATTTCCACGCCACACGCACCGCCGTGGGCAGTTCGCCTATGCCTCCACCGGCGCGTTGAAGATGTTCACCGACCTGGGCAACTGGGTGGTGCCGCCGCAACGGGCGATCTGGGTGCCGGGCGGGGTGTCGCATGAGATGCACATGCGCGGCGATGTGGTGATGCTCAACACCTACCTGGACGACGATGCCGCCCAGCGCGCAGGGTTGCAGAACCATTGCCAGGTGTTTGGCGTATCGCCGCTGCTGCGCCACCTGCTGGAGGCAGCGCTGGCGATCGGGCCATCCGCTTCGCCCAGCGTGCGCGACCGTTGCGTGCTGACCTTGCTGATTGACGAAATCGGCAACATGCCCGAGTTGCCCCTCAGTGCGCCATTGCCCTCCGAGTCGCGCCTGGCCCGTTCTTGCCAGCGCTTTCTGGAAGCGCCCACGCAGAAAATCTCCATCGGCGAAATGGCCGACTGGTCGAGCATGAGCCGGCGAACCTTTACGCGAAATTTTCGTGAGTGCACCGGCATGACGTTTGTGTCTTGGCGCCAGCAGGTTTGCCTGCTGGAGGCAACGGCGCGGCTGAGCCACGGTTCATCCATCACCGATGTGGCGCTCGAGTTGGGTTTCAGCAGTTCCAGTGCGTTTACTTCGGTGTTCCGCCGTAACCTGGGGGATTCGCCGGCGCGGTACCTGGCCAAGTCCAAGGCCGCATCGATGTTCTGA
- a CDS encoding DUF726 domain-containing protein, translated as MQHQWDEMHRTRKPTFVLCGEPQGDVLNLYVHGYSAFFNRQQLGSFKAQLAGIEGSTNLMLFWPAGHFLENLFAPFKDVIGAMLGGGSLGAATVGVGKAIAYFLDHYKSVEARVDEVARGLLPELAAYLHGESLQVRRINLIGHSLGARILVKSLLASPETARELPLDNLLLMGGAICTSSPWDEVSAPLKGRVINCHSSKDWALAMKPDTERCIGRYAIPVTPALKAKVTNVHLATFDHAAYWPQLQTVVQYTDLLHERRGLIRSDQRSREVRFAEEDAELFPALVQARPEELKFLAELMAQKRSASIDATVREPLKLTIELQRMGGDTFMNLARGHGVGYRQIAEAVAQRLGIKFDEPLASVALADLEAQVAETLIEQYKDKLSNADRQVFEAELKAAAQKEQGLFNRIDVGRSATTALSGTALAGLTGFILRRGAATAIPVVGQALAAAMLLVSGVRAFSGPAYSITTLAVLVVGVIRQRMEREALNQEMDLVVQVVEAFDLPRDTVMRTVASD; from the coding sequence ATGCAGCACCAGTGGGATGAAATGCACCGCACCCGCAAGCCCACGTTCGTGTTGTGTGGCGAGCCCCAGGGGGATGTGCTCAATCTCTATGTTCACGGTTATTCGGCGTTCTTCAACCGCCAACAACTGGGCAGCTTCAAGGCGCAGTTGGCCGGTATCGAAGGCTCGACCAACCTGATGCTGTTCTGGCCGGCGGGGCATTTCCTGGAAAACCTGTTCGCGCCTTTCAAGGATGTCATCGGCGCGATGCTCGGCGGCGGCAGCCTGGGTGCGGCGACGGTGGGGGTGGGCAAGGCGATTGCGTATTTCCTCGATCACTATAAAAGCGTCGAGGCCCGGGTGGACGAAGTGGCCAGAGGCTTGCTGCCGGAGCTCGCCGCGTACCTGCACGGCGAGTCACTGCAGGTACGCCGTATCAACCTGATCGGGCATTCACTGGGCGCGCGGATTCTGGTCAAGAGCCTGCTGGCCAGCCCGGAAACCGCCCGTGAGCTGCCGCTGGACAACCTGCTGTTGATGGGCGGCGCGATCTGTACCTCAAGCCCCTGGGACGAAGTTTCGGCGCCGCTCAAGGGGCGGGTCATCAATTGCCACTCCAGCAAGGACTGGGCGCTGGCCATGAAGCCCGACACCGAGCGCTGCATCGGCCGTTATGCGATCCCGGTGACGCCGGCGCTCAAGGCCAAGGTCACCAATGTGCACCTGGCGACCTTCGATCACGCCGCCTATTGGCCACAATTGCAAACCGTGGTGCAGTACACCGACCTGTTGCACGAGCGGCGTGGCCTGATCCGCTCCGACCAGCGCAGCCGTGAGGTGCGTTTCGCCGAGGAAGACGCGGAGCTGTTCCCGGCGCTGGTGCAGGCACGGCCGGAGGAGTTGAAGTTCCTCGCCGAGTTGATGGCGCAAAAGCGCAGTGCGTCGATCGATGCCACGGTGCGTGAGCCGCTCAAGCTGACGATCGAGTTGCAGCGCATGGGCGGCGATACCTTTATGAACCTGGCCCGGGGCCATGGTGTGGGCTATCGCCAGATCGCCGAAGCTGTGGCGCAGCGCCTGGGCATCAAATTCGACGAGCCCCTGGCCAGCGTGGCGCTGGCGGACCTTGAAGCCCAGGTCGCGGAAACACTCATCGAGCAGTACAAGGACAAACTCAGCAATGCCGACCGGCAGGTATTCGAGGCTGAGCTCAAGGCCGCCGCGCAAAAAGAACAGGGGTTGTTCAATCGCATTGACGTCGGCCGCTCGGCCACCACGGCCTTGAGTGGTACGGCATTGGCCGGGCTGACCGGGTTTATCCTGCGCCGAGGCGCCGCCACGGCAATCCCCGTGGTAGGCCAGGCGTTGGCCGCCGCGATGCTGCTGGTGAGTGGGGTGCGCGCGTTTTCCGGCCCGGCGTACTCGATCACCACCCTGGCGGTGCTGGTGGTCGGCGTGATTCGCCAGCGCATGGAGCGTGAAGCGCTGAACCAGGAGATGGACTTGGTGGTGCAGGTAGTGGAAGCGTTTGACCTGCCGCGGGACACGGTGATGCGCACGGTTGCGTCCGACTGA
- a CDS encoding Nramp family divalent metal transporter: protein MKFSLPKIATAPFCPPEVAGSVAVDPKASFFKRMLMFAGPGLLISIGYMDPGNWATAIEAGSRYGYSLLFVVLLASLAGMAVQCLCSRLGIATGKDLAQLCRERYSRRSARTQWVLAEISIIATDLAEVLGCALAFHLLLGVSLTTGIVITAFDTLLILALQNRGFRRLEAIMLALVATIGVCFVIELVLIKPYWPDVLSGFTPSLAAISDAAPLYLAIGILGATVMPHNLYLHSSIVQTRLIGKDLASKQDAVKLARIDTIGSLALALLVNAAILVLAAAAFHKTGHTEVVEIQDAYHLLDPLVGGAFASILFGVALLASGQSSTFTGTIAGQVIMEGYLNLRIPCWQRRLITRGLALIPAFLGVWLMGDDAIGKLLILSQVVLSLQLPFALYPLIRMTGDKQLMGPFVNRLPTRVLAWFLFAVISGANAWLIGQWVF, encoded by the coding sequence GTGAAATTCAGCCTGCCGAAAATTGCTACCGCCCCGTTCTGCCCGCCGGAAGTGGCCGGCTCCGTCGCCGTTGATCCCAAGGCTTCATTCTTCAAGCGCATGCTGATGTTTGCCGGGCCGGGGCTGCTGATCTCCATCGGCTACATGGACCCGGGCAACTGGGCCACGGCCATCGAGGCCGGGTCGCGCTATGGCTACAGCCTGTTGTTCGTGGTGTTACTGGCCAGCCTGGCGGGGATGGCCGTGCAGTGCCTGTGCTCGCGGCTGGGCATCGCCACCGGCAAGGACCTGGCGCAACTGTGCCGCGAACGCTATAGCCGGCGCTCCGCACGAACCCAGTGGGTATTGGCGGAAATCTCCATCATCGCCACCGACCTTGCGGAGGTGCTCGGCTGCGCCCTGGCGTTTCACTTGCTGCTCGGGGTGTCGTTGACCACCGGTATTGTCATCACCGCCTTTGATACGTTATTGATCCTGGCCCTGCAAAACCGGGGCTTCCGCCGCCTGGAGGCGATCATGCTGGCGCTGGTGGCGACCATCGGCGTGTGTTTCGTCATCGAGCTGGTGCTGATCAAACCCTACTGGCCGGACGTGCTCAGCGGTTTTACGCCGTCACTGGCGGCCATCAGTGATGCCGCGCCGCTGTACCTGGCCATCGGCATTCTTGGCGCCACGGTGATGCCCCATAACCTGTACCTGCACAGTTCGATCGTGCAAACCCGGCTGATCGGCAAAGACCTCGCCAGCAAACAGGACGCGGTCAAGCTGGCGCGTATCGACACCATCGGTTCCCTGGCCCTGGCGCTGCTGGTCAACGCCGCGATCCTGGTACTCGCCGCTGCGGCGTTCCACAAGACCGGCCACACCGAGGTGGTGGAAATCCAGGACGCCTACCACCTGCTTGACCCGTTGGTGGGCGGCGCGTTTGCCAGCATCCTGTTCGGCGTTGCGTTGCTGGCGTCCGGGCAAAGCTCTACGTTTACCGGCACCATCGCCGGGCAAGTGATCATGGAGGGCTACCTCAACCTGCGCATCCCTTGCTGGCAACGCCGCCTGATTACCCGTGGGCTGGCGCTGATCCCGGCGTTTCTCGGCGTGTGGCTGATGGGCGACGATGCCATTGGCAAGTTGCTGATCCTCAGCCAGGTGGTGCTCAGCCTGCAATTGCCGTTTGCGCTGTACCCGCTGATCCGCATGACCGGCGATAAGCAACTGATGGGCCCGTTCGTCAATCGGCTGCCCACGAGGGTGTTGGCGTGGTTTCTGTTTGCAGTGATCAGCGGGGCGAATGCGTGGTTGATTGGGCAGTGGGTGTTTTGA
- a CDS encoding type II toxin-antitoxin system VapC family toxin, with protein sequence MRVLLDTHILLWVLTDDPKLSNKAKKLIESAAEIYISAATFWEMAIKVGLGKLTVDLEEIRECCLDSGFVELPITSEHAIAVKDLEHHHKDPFDRLIVATAMSEPMKLLTADPQVAQYTSLAILV encoded by the coding sequence ATGAGAGTGCTGTTGGATACCCATATCCTGCTATGGGTACTGACTGATGACCCCAAGTTATCCAATAAAGCCAAAAAGCTGATTGAGAGTGCAGCGGAAATTTACATCAGCGCTGCCACATTTTGGGAGATGGCAATCAAGGTCGGCCTGGGAAAACTTACGGTCGACCTGGAGGAAATCCGTGAATGCTGCCTGGATAGCGGATTTGTCGAACTGCCCATCACCTCAGAACATGCTATAGCGGTAAAGGACCTTGAGCACCATCACAAAGATCCTTTCGACAGGCTCATTGTTGCGACAGCCATGAGCGAACCGATGAAGTTATTGACCGCTGATCCACAGGTCGCCCAGTACACATCCTTGGCGATCCTCGTTTAG
- a CDS encoding type II toxin-antitoxin system Phd/YefM family antitoxin: MEVIYYKKSPAGRTASANCRTNFDSSLNFGYIWPKYGERHMITVPLGEAKNNLSKLVDEAASGKIITIAKHGRAMAQLVPVGKSKGRRIGAMKGKLVIPEDFDAALPDDILAAFEGSSS; the protein is encoded by the coding sequence ATGGAAGTCATCTACTACAAAAAATCCCCCGCTGGACGAACTGCTTCAGCCAACTGTCGGACGAACTTTGATAGCTCTCTTAATTTTGGCTATATTTGGCCAAAATATGGGGAACGCCACATGATTACCGTACCTTTGGGTGAAGCGAAAAATAACTTGTCCAAACTGGTCGATGAAGCCGCCAGCGGCAAAATCATCACCATCGCCAAGCATGGACGTGCGATGGCGCAGCTTGTACCCGTGGGCAAATCCAAAGGTCGACGAATTGGCGCAATGAAAGGGAAGCTCGTCATCCCTGAAGACTTTGACGCCGCCTTACCTGACGATATATTGGCTGCCTTCGAAGGCAGTTCTTCATGA